DNA from Algisphaera agarilytica:
AGCCGAACCACGTGCTCCGCCCAGGGATCGTCGTCGCGGCTGACAAAACTGATGACGGTCTTTGCGTCCTCGAACAACTCCGCCACCGCCGGGCTCAGCGTGTGCGGCCCGTCTTCGCTGTGCAGGCGGGTGAACTCGAACAGCTCGATGTCCATCGCCGAGACGTCTTCGATCAGAGCCGAGGCCAGCCGCCCGCGTGACCACGGCGCGACGAGCGTCGTTGGCCCCTCAAGCCCGCGCAAGAGCGGCAGGATAAGGGCAAAGTCCCCCAGTGCGGCTTGATGGAATACCAGATTCATTCGGTGCTCGGGTAACGTTCAAGACGCGGGCTCGGGCGTTTCGTCCGCCTTCGGCCCCACCAGCAATCTCGCCCGCTCCACGGCCGCCTTCGCGGCGCTGAACGGCTCGTTGTCCGACACGATCACGTTCTCCTCGCCCAGATCGTCAACGAGCCCGTACTCACGCATACGATCGTACATCCGAGGCCGCAATCCACAAAGGATCAGATGACGATCGGCCTTCTTCATCTGCCGGTTGAACTGCTCGATCACGTGCATGATCGTGGCGTCGACCATGTGGGTCCGCTTCAGCCGCAGGATCACCGCCCGGGCGTCGGACGCCAACAAGTCGTTGAAACGGTCCTGGAGGTCGTCTGCCGCGGCGAAAAACAGGTTGCCCTCGACCTGGAGGAAGACGATATCGGGGTCGGCGTCGTGGTCGGCATCGCCCTCGCCGCAGATGCTCTGGGGCTTGTCGCCCTTGAGCGGCCGTTCGATGAAACCCGAGGCCACGCCGGGCGTCCGCACCATCTCGGTGATGTAGAGTTGGCGGGCGCGTTGCAGGTACAGGGCGATGGTCAGGAAGATCCCGACGAACACGGCGATCTCCAGCGACAGAATCAGCGTCGCGACGAACGTCCCGATACAGACCAAATGGTCGGCCGGGTTGCTCTTGGCGATGCGGCGCACGTAGTCCAGGTCGATCAGGCCGTAGGCGATCACGAAGAGGATCGCGGCGATGCTGGTCATGGGGATGTACCGCGCCGCGGGGGCGAGCGCGATGAAGATGACGGCGACAAACACCCCGGTCATCAGCCCGGCGAAGCGGGTCCGGGCCCCCGCCGCCTCGTTGAGCGCGCTGCGGGAGTAGCTGCCGGTGGAGGGGATGCAGCTGAAGAAGCCGCCGACGACGTTGGTCGTGCCGACGCAGAGGAACTCCTGGTTGGCGTCGATGCGGTCGCCCGAGCGGGCGGCGAGTTTCTTGCCGATGCCGTAGGCGTCGAGCATGCCCACCAGCGCGATCGCCAACGCCGGGGCAAACATCGGGCGGTACGCGTGCCAGTCCAGCTCCGGCAACGCCAGCTTCGGCAGCCCGCGGTCCAGGTCGCCAACCAGCGCCAGGTCCGCCTCAGTCCAGTTCATCAGATACACCACCACGCCCCCCGCGACGGTCGCCAACAGGTACGACGGCAGCCACTTGCTGATGCGCTTGCAGACCAGCACGATCGCCAGGCTGAACAAGCCCACCGCGATCGGCTCCCAGCTGATGTGCTGCGCGTTCAGCCGGATCGCCTGAAACAGCCGGTCGATCTTCTCGCCGACGCCCTGGAAGTTGCTCGAGGTGTCCTGCAGGCTCACGCCGATGAACGCGGGCACCTGCCCGACCGCGATCAGCACGCCCGCCCCGGCACTGAACCCCACGATGACCGAGTGGCTGACGAACCGCACCAGCTCGCCCATCCGCGCCAGCGCAAACAAAATCTGGATCAGCCCCGCGAAGACCGTCAGCATGATCGCGACCTGCAACACCTGCCCCTCGGTCACGGCCAACGCCACGAACCCGCTGCTCACCAGCAGGCTCATCGTGTTGGTCGGGCCCAGCGAGAGGTGCGGGCTGGAGGTCAGAAACGCCCCAACGATGGCGCCGACGATCGCGGTGTAGACCCCGTAGATCGGCGGCACCCCGGCGATCGTCGCGAACGCCATCGACTGCGGGATCGCGACCATCGCCACGGTCAGCCCCGCGATGGCGTCGCCGCGAAATTGGGTCGGGTTGTATTGGCGGGTCGTGCGGGCCAGGGACGTCCCGGCCGACAACACCGGCGAAGCGGCGAATCGGCAGCCGGCCACGCAGGTCTTGGATGTACGACCGAAGAATCCCATGCCCTCAGACTAGCAACTCCGCGCAAACGGTGCCCCTCGCGGCTGTTGTGGGTGCGACGCGTCCGCTCGACCTCGCGGTGAATCACGGCCGATAACGCAAAACGCCCTCGGATTCCGTGATTCAAATCAACGGGTTTGTCCTCGCGGTCGCCTTAAGCGGCCCCTCCCATTCGCCGATCCACCTGAAGAGGCCCGTCGTCCCGAAGACGACCCCTCTCGCCGTGCGGGACCCCATCAATCCGGGGGTTTCGAAATGCACGGCGAAGCACTGGAGAGGAATCTGCCGCCGATGGCCAAATCGACCCGCGTGAAAACCGATCTTGAGTTGTATCTCAAGCAGATCGACGAGTCTCCGTTGCTCACCGCTGACGAGGAGAAGTACCTCGCCCGCAAGATCATCAACGAGGGCTGCATGGAGTCGCGCGAACGCATGATCCGCAGCAACCTGCGTCTCGTCGTCGCTATGGCCAAACGCTACATGAACCGCGGCCTGCCCCTGCAGGACCTCATCGAAGAAGGCAACGTCGGCCTGATGAAAGCCGTCGAGGGCTTCAACCCCGACATGGGGGCCCGCTTCTCGACCTACGGCTGCTGGTGGATTAAGCAGGCGATCAAACGCGCCCTGAT
Protein-coding regions in this window:
- a CDS encoding SulP family inorganic anion transporter translates to MGFFGRTSKTCVAGCRFAASPVLSAGTSLARTTRQYNPTQFRGDAIAGLTVAMVAIPQSMAFATIAGVPPIYGVYTAIVGAIVGAFLTSSPHLSLGPTNTMSLLVSSGFVALAVTEGQVLQVAIMLTVFAGLIQILFALARMGELVRFVSHSVIVGFSAGAGVLIAVGQVPAFIGVSLQDTSSNFQGVGEKIDRLFQAIRLNAQHISWEPIAVGLFSLAIVLVCKRISKWLPSYLLATVAGGVVVYLMNWTEADLALVGDLDRGLPKLALPELDWHAYRPMFAPALAIALVGMLDAYGIGKKLAARSGDRIDANQEFLCVGTTNVVGGFFSCIPSTGSYSRSALNEAAGARTRFAGLMTGVFVAVIFIALAPAARYIPMTSIAAILFVIAYGLIDLDYVRRIAKSNPADHLVCIGTFVATLILSLEIAVFVGIFLTIALYLQRARQLYITEMVRTPGVASGFIERPLKGDKPQSICGEGDADHDADPDIVFLQVEGNLFFAAADDLQDRFNDLLASDARAVILRLKRTHMVDATIMHVIEQFNRQMKKADRHLILCGLRPRMYDRMREYGLVDDLGEENVIVSDNEPFSAAKAAVERARLLVGPKADETPEPAS